From the genome of Rathayibacter sp. VKM Ac-2759, one region includes:
- a CDS encoding enoyl-CoA hydratase/isomerase family protein translates to MTTPDTPPEHSPSLRIERDGPVGRILLDRPDALNALDLATAHLLLRAVLELDSDPACSVILVESTGRAFCTGGDVSAIMSAPRPDEYLRDLATTAAEAFHLLETTGKVVVCAIDGMTAGAGIAFALAADIVVATPAAAFLSAYGDVGLVPDCGVTDSLPRAIGRRRALDFVLSGRPVRASEALEWQLVTEVVPRAELAARVRERVDALAARPAHVAAAAKRLLRTDAVHRIERAAEETETLVELLAVPATRALLDAEHERQRRRAERPRRAGARV, encoded by the coding sequence TCGAGCGCGACGGCCCCGTCGGCCGCATCCTGCTCGACCGACCCGACGCGCTGAACGCCCTCGACCTCGCCACCGCGCACCTCCTGCTGCGCGCGGTGCTCGAGCTCGACTCCGACCCTGCCTGCTCGGTGATCCTCGTCGAGTCCACCGGCCGCGCGTTCTGCACCGGAGGCGACGTCTCGGCGATCATGAGCGCGCCCCGCCCCGACGAGTACCTGCGCGACCTCGCCACGACGGCGGCGGAGGCGTTCCACCTGCTCGAGACGACCGGCAAGGTCGTCGTCTGCGCGATCGACGGGATGACGGCGGGGGCCGGCATCGCCTTCGCCCTCGCGGCCGACATCGTGGTCGCGACTCCCGCGGCCGCGTTCCTGAGCGCCTACGGCGATGTCGGGCTCGTGCCCGACTGCGGAGTGACCGACTCACTCCCCCGGGCGATCGGCCGGAGGCGGGCGCTGGACTTCGTGCTCTCCGGTCGGCCGGTCCGCGCGAGCGAGGCCCTGGAGTGGCAGCTCGTGACCGAGGTCGTCCCCCGCGCCGAGCTCGCCGCCCGGGTGCGCGAGCGCGTCGACGCGCTCGCCGCGCGCCCGGCCCACGTGGCGGCGGCGGCCAAGCGCCTGCTCCGCACCGACGCCGTGCACCGCATCGAGCGCGCGGCCGAGGAGACCGAGACGCTGGTCGAGCTGCTGGCCGTCCCCGCGACTCGCGCGCTGCTCGACGCGGAGCACGAGCGGCAGCGCCGGCGCGCCGAGCGGCCCCGGCGGGCGGGCGCCCGGGTCTAG